The following is a genomic window from Pontibacillus halophilus JSM 076056 = DSM 19796.
AGGATATGCTATGAAGAATGGAACAATCGTACACAGTCAACGGTATCCATCCCCCCATCCTCAGATGGAGGTAGAACTCGTGACGTATATAAGTGATGGGCTTAAAGTAAAAGGATTTCTCGTAAAGCCTAAAGGGGAGGGGGAGTACCCTGGGTTTTTATACTTAAGAGGTGGCATCAAGAACGTTGGACGGGTGCGGATAGGTCGCTTAATTCAATTTGCTTCAGAAGGATTTGTCGTATTTGCCCCATGTTACCGTGGCAATCTTGGAGGCGAAGGGGCAGAGGATTTCGCTCTAGCAGACCGTCAAGATGCAACAAGTGGGATGATGGTGCTTCAACAACTTCCTTACGTGACAGATGAGTTATATGCGTTTGGATTCTCACGAGGCGGAGTCATGGCGCTTTGGGTAGCGATTGAACATCCTGGGGTAAAGAAGGTAGTGACGTGGGGAGGCGTAAGCGACGTTTCCCTGACCTACTGGGAAAGAGAAGATCTTCGGCGTATGCTGAAGCGAGTTGTTGGAGGTAGCCCAAATAAATATCCAGAGCGTTATGAAGCGCGCACACCACTATCAAGGTTAGAAGAACTCGCCGCTCCGGTTCTCATTATTCACGGCTACTACGATGTCAATGTGTCTGTTGAACATGCGAGGACGTTAGAAACACGGTTACAGGAAGTTGGGACACCTGTGTCCAGCTGGGTTTATTATGACCTGGATCATTATTTCCCGCCTGCGATTAATCGAAAGACGGTTAAGAGGTTGTGTCAGTGGTTGAGAGAATAATCAGTTGAGAAGTGTCAGGCTCCTTCTGTATCACTTGAGCAGTAAACAAGACGCCCCTTCTCCAAGCCCTAAGGGCTAGGAGAAGGGGCGTCTCGTTTTTATAAGCATAAGTGGACCGGATCATCGCTTGTTCATGAATGTTACTTTCTCTTAAGAGAGTTCATTTTTAATTTGCATTCACAAGACTGAGCCTTCTTTTTACGTTGTAAATAAAGGACCCGCTTGGCGTATGGCTGGGTCAATCCCTTCAAACTTTTGGAAGTTTGTGTGGAATTTATTTGCAAGTTCTTTGGCTTTCTTCTCATAGCTGTCGGTGTCTTTCCAATTCTTACGAGGAACTAGTACTTCGTCTGGCACACCTGGTACATAGGTTGGGATATGGAGGCCGAAGATTGGGTCTTCCATTGTTTCCGTCGAATCGAGTTCTCCCTCCAACGCAGCGCGAACCATGGATCGTGTATAAGAGAGGCGAATGCGACCTCCTTCTCCGTAAGCGCCCCCAGTCCACCCCGTATTCACGAGAAATACATTTGCGTTAAATTGAGAAATTTTATCTCCGAGCATGCGTGCATAGGTTGATGCATGACGAGGCAGGAATGGAGAACCAAAGCACGTTGAAAATGTAGCTTCTGGAGCTGTTACCCCGCGTTCTGTTCCTGCAAGCTTACTCGTATAGCCGCTTAAGAAATGATACATCGCCTGTTCTTTCGTAAGCTTACTAATAGGAGGAAGAACGCCGAATGCATCTGCAGTTAGAAAGACAATGGTGTGGGGATGACCTGCTATGCTAGGTGTTACGATATTATCTATATTTGTAAGTGGATATGCAGCGCGTGTGTTCTCGGTTAACGAAGTGTCATCGTAATCCGCTTCTTTAGAGAATTCATTTAAGACGACATTCTCTAATACAGCACCGAATCGAATGGCATTATAGATTTGCGGTTCCTTCTCCTCAGAAAGGTTGATGCATTTCGCATAACAACCCCCTTCAATATTAAATACACCATGGTTCGACCACCCGTGCTCATCATCTCCAATGAGTTTCCTGTGGGAATCAGCAGAAAGAGTGGTCTTCCCTGTTCCTGATAGACCGAAGAAGAGAGCTACATCGCCTTCTTGACCTACGTTAGCTGAACAGTGCATCGGAAGAATATCTTGCTTTGGAAGTAAGTAGTTCATGACAGAAAAGATTGATTTCTTAATTTCGCCAGCATACTCCGTACCGCCGATTAATATGACTCGCTCTTTAAAGGAGATAATAACAAACGCCTCTGAATTCGTGCCATCTACTGCAGGATTTGCTTTGAAATCTGGTGCAGAAACAACCGTGAATTCTGCTAAATGGTAAAGGTATTCATCGTCTTCAGGTCGAATGAATAATTGATGCGCAAAAAGGTTGTGCCACGCATACTCATTAATTACCTGAATGGGAAGTCTTGATTTCGGGTCAGCCCCTGCAAAGCCTTTAAATACAAAGACTTCTTCTT
Proteins encoded in this region:
- the pckA gene encoding phosphoenolpyruvate carboxykinase (ATP), which translates into the protein MNTVNQKERLSELLEQDHMLKNLSVAELVEKILSRNEGSLTNTGAIRTTTGAYTGRSPRDKFIVKDEETEHTVDWGAVNQPISENVFHQLYEKVMDYLSNKEEVFVFKGFAGADPKSRLPIQVINEYAWHNLFAHQLFIRPEDDEYLYHLAEFTVVSAPDFKANPAVDGTNSEAFVIISFKERVILIGGTEYAGEIKKSIFSVMNYLLPKQDILPMHCSANVGQEGDVALFFGLSGTGKTTLSADSHRKLIGDDEHGWSNHGVFNIEGGCYAKCINLSEEKEPQIYNAIRFGAVLENVVLNEFSKEADYDDTSLTENTRAAYPLTNIDNIVTPSIAGHPHTIVFLTADAFGVLPPISKLTKEQAMYHFLSGYTSKLAGTERGVTAPEATFSTCFGSPFLPRHASTYARMLGDKISQFNANVFLVNTGWTGGAYGEGGRIRLSYTRSMVRAALEGELDSTETMEDPIFGLHIPTYVPGVPDEVLVPRKNWKDTDSYEKKAKELANKFHTNFQKFEGIDPAIRQAGPLFTT
- a CDS encoding alpha/beta hydrolase family protein translates to MKNGTIVHSQRYPSPHPQMEVELVTYISDGLKVKGFLVKPKGEGEYPGFLYLRGGIKNVGRVRIGRLIQFASEGFVVFAPCYRGNLGGEGAEDFALADRQDATSGMMVLQQLPYVTDELYAFGFSRGGVMALWVAIEHPGVKKVVTWGGVSDVSLTYWEREDLRRMLKRVVGGSPNKYPERYEARTPLSRLEELAAPVLIIHGYYDVNVSVEHARTLETRLQEVGTPVSSWVYYDLDHYFPPAINRKTVKRLCQWLRE